TTTGTGGGCGTGCGCATCGGCGGCCGCCTCGCGGCCATGGCCGGCGAGCGCATGCGCTTTCCCGGCGCCACCGAGCTGAGCGGGGTCTGCACCCACCCGGACTTCCGCGGCCGCGGTCTGGCACGGCGCCTGTCGGCGGCCGTGACGGCGGCCATCCAGCAGCGCGGCGAGCAGGCCTTTCTGCACGCCTGGGCGAGCAACCGGGCCGCGATCGCCCTCTACGAAGGCCTGGGCTTCGTGCAGCGCGCCGAGGTCAATGTGGCGGTGCTGCAGCGGGCCGACTGAGGCTCAAACGCTGGGCCAGACCCCCGCCTGCACGTCCAGGCGCGTGTACCAGTCGGAGGGCAGGGTGCCGGCCCACACCAGGTTGTGGTGCGGCAGCAGGCGCTTCTTGGCAAAGGTCATGCGCGCATCGGCCAGCGAGAGCAGGCTGCGTGCGCTCCAGTCCTTGCCGGCCGGGCTGGCGGCCACGCCCAGGGTGATGGTGAGGCGGGCCGGGCCCTCGGTGCCGGCGAACGCGGCTTCCACCGCGGCGCGCAATTGCTCGGCCACGGCCGAGGCGGCGAGCACATCATGGCCGGGCAGCAGCACCACGAATTCATCGCCACCCAGATGGCTTAGCTGCGCGCCCGCGGGGATGGCGCCGCTCAGCGTGTCGGCCAGCTTCAGCAGCACGGCTTGCGCGGCATCGGCGCCCTGGCTGTCCTGGTAGGCCTTGAAATGGTCCAGGTCCAGGGTCAGCAGGGAGAGCACCTTGCCGCTGCTGCGCGCTTGCGTGGCGGCTTGCTCCAGTTGTTCCAGCATGGCCTTGCGGTCGGGCAGTGTCGTCAGAACTTCATCCAAGGCCAGGGTCGAGGGCATCACAAACTCCAAGGGGATCGATGAGCCATGCTAGTGAGGCGCGCAGGCCTTCCCCATGCTCCAAAACCCTGGGGCTTGCGACAGGTCAATGTTTCAGCGGCTGTGCGAGGTCAGCTTGGCCAGCGGTGACGCCAGGCTGATGCCGGGCGCGGCGCGGCGCGCCCGTTGCGGGCTGGGCGCGGTGGCCGGGTCCTGCTCGTCCAGGTCTTCCTGTGCCGAGCCGGTCAGCAGGCCCACGCCGTCGGGGCTGCGGCGCATCGCCACGCCCACGGTGAGGATGTCGATCACCAGCAGGTGCAGGATGCGGCTGACCATGGGCAGGTGGGTGGAGACGTCCTCCACATGGTCGACGATCAGGGCCGCATCGGCCTTGCGCGCCAGCGGCGACTGGCTGGCGGTGATGGCCAGGATGGCGGCGCCGCGCTCGCGCGCCGCCTCGGCCACCGCCATCAGCTCGGGCAGCTTGCCGCTGCTGCTGATGATGACCGCCACATCGTTGGGCTTGAGCGTCTGCGCCGCCAGCAGCTGGAGGCGCGGATCGGTGTAGGCGCCGCTGGAAATGCCGAAGCGCAGGAACTTGAACTGCGCATCCTGCGCCACCACGCCGTAGTGGCCGACGGCGAAGAACTCCACGCGCGGCGCATGCACCAGCAGCTCGATGGCGCGATCGATCATGTCGCGGTTCAGCTGGCTGCGCACCTGCAGGATCGCCGAGGCGGTATTGCCCAGCACCTTGGCGCCCAGCTCGATCATGCTGTCGTCGTTGGTGACCTGGGTGTGCGTGACCGGCACCGTGCCGGTGAGGCCCGAGGCCAGGCGCAGCTTGAAGTCCGACAGACCCTCGCAACCCAGCGAGCGGCAGAAGCGGATCACCGTGGGCTGGCTCACCGCTGCGGCCTTGGCGATCTCGGCGATCGGGTCGTTGAGCGCCTTGCGCGGATGCGCCAGCACATGCTCGGCCACGCGCAGCTCGGCGGGCGAGAGCTCGCTGCGGGCGCGCCGGATCTGCTCCAGGATGGCCGAGCCCGGCGAGTGCTCGAGGCTGCGCAGCTGCGCCTCCAGGATCGCCGAGGCGCCCTTGAAGGTGGCATGCTCGGCGGTGATCACGAAGGTCGGGATCGCCGCCACATAGCTGCTGAAGCGGCCCTTCTGCTCGAAGCGGGCGCGGAACTGCGAACGGTCGAAATACTCGCCCAGGCGCGGCACGATGCCGCCGCCGATGTAGATGCCGCCCAAGGCGCCCAGCGTCACCGCCAGGTTGGCCGCGGCCGTGCCCAGCAGGGCGCAGAACAGCTCCAGGGTCTGCACGCACACCGGGTCGCTGGCCTCCAGCGCGCGCTGGGTGATGTCGGGCGCATGCAGCTCCAGCGCGGGCGCCTTCAGGTAGTCGGCCATGGCGCGGTACATCAGCTCCAGGCCGGGGCCGGAGAGCAGGCGCTCGAACGAGACATGCTCGAACTCCTTCCAGGCATGGCGCAGCAGCGCAATCTCGCGCTCGTCGCGCGGCGAGAAGCTGGTGTGACCGCCCTCGGTGCCCAGCGCGATCCAGCCATCGCCGGCCGGGATCAGGCCCGACACGCCCAGGCCCGAGCCCGAGCCCAGAATGCCGATCACGCTGTTGGCGCGCGCCTCGCCGCTGCCCACCTGGCGCAGCTCGCTGCCACGCAGGCGTGGCAGCGCCATCGCCAGCGCGGTGAAGTCGTTCACCACCACCAGGGTGTCCAGGC
This portion of the Paucibacter sediminis genome encodes:
- a CDS encoding glucokinase; its protein translation is MLDFDSPRLIADIGGTYARFALETAPGEFGHISSLRCADHADFHAAVSAYLGSLPAVQIAHAAIAIANPVEGDQVRMTNYHWEFSIEDMRQRLGLDTLVVVNDFTALAMALPRLRGSELRQVGSGEARANSVIGILGSGSGLGVSGLIPAGDGWIALGTEGGHTSFSPRDEREIALLRHAWKEFEHVSFERLLSGPGLELMYRAMADYLKAPALELHAPDITQRALEASDPVCVQTLELFCALLGTAAANLAVTLGALGGIYIGGGIVPRLGEYFDRSQFRARFEQKGRFSSYVAAIPTFVITAEHATFKGASAILEAQLRSLEHSPGSAILEQIRRARSELSPAELRVAEHVLAHPRKALNDPIAEIAKAAAVSQPTVIRFCRSLGCEGLSDFKLRLASGLTGTVPVTHTQVTNDDSMIELGAKVLGNTASAILQVRSQLNRDMIDRAIELLVHAPRVEFFAVGHYGVVAQDAQFKFLRFGISSGAYTDPRLQLLAAQTLKPNDVAVIISSSGKLPELMAVAEAARERGAAILAITASQSPLARKADAALIVDHVEDVSTHLPMVSRILHLLVIDILTVGVAMRRSPDGVGLLTGSAQEDLDEQDPATAPSPQRARRAAPGISLASPLAKLTSHSR
- a CDS encoding GGDEF domain-containing protein encodes the protein MPSTLALDEVLTTLPDRKAMLEQLEQAATQARSSGKVLSLLTLDLDHFKAYQDSQGADAAQAVLLKLADTLSGAIPAGAQLSHLGGDEFVVLLPGHDVLAASAVAEQLRAAVEAAFAGTEGPARLTITLGVAASPAGKDWSARSLLSLADARMTFAKKRLLPHHNLVWAGTLPSDWYTRLDVQAGVWPSV